The sequence below is a genomic window from Hippocampus zosterae strain Florida chromosome 7, ASM2543408v3, whole genome shotgun sequence.
GTAGCTGCTAACCTGCCAGCGACCGTGATTGGAAGGATGATAAAAGGAGGCGATGCTGTTAAACAGGCGGCTCAACTCTTTCTGTGCCAGATTTCCTGGTCCACCCTGCACatcagtgagagagagagagagagagagaaaaaaaaagttagtggTCCAACTTCCAGCCAATTTACGTCATCCTGCGAGCTCTCCCCGTCCTTTTTCGTTGAAATGTCACAGGAGAGCCCTTAGCATTCATCTCCCACttagtcatatttttgttccacAAGGTTTTTTCAATTTGTGATTAACGGGAGTGCAATCTAAATTGAGAGAATTTCAAGTGCACCGCGCAATACAATACGCCAGTCGCGGGAAATAGGAACCAAGGCTGACCGTGAAGAGTGCGAATAATTGGCGCTACCTTGGAACGTTATTTGATTACATCCATAAGATAATCAGTTTGCTTTTATGAAGGATGACAAAATTCAGAGAATACGGTTCAGAGGATTTGGATGGTTCGATTAATTTTGACACGCCTTACATCACTAATAACATTTCAACTCGAGAATACCAGCAGGGCCGTGATCCACAGCACCAGGTGTCCGATGTCATACGAGTTGGTCAGGTAGCGCAGCCCCACCATGTGGCTGACACCCACGGGGAGGTTCAGACTGCGCAGGATCCTGGTGAAGATCTAAACGcacaaaagacaaagacccgTTGCTAGACGGATGGAACCTGATTCAGTGATTGCGCGGTTCCGGAAAAAACTTACCGTTGGGATGTATGGGGTCCAGTCAACATAGCCAATGTTGTCGTTGGCAAGGCGAGCGAAGAGGTTCACCAAGTGCTGCGAgggaaaaacacaacaaaaaaacacaagcgctcgCAATCAGTCTGACGAGCGTgcacatgtttgtgtgtttttgtctcaCCCCTTCCCAGCTCGGCTGATTCTGCACCGACAGCCAAAATTCCATCAATTCATGGAACCAGAGCCTGGAAAACGGACAAATAGACATTACATGAAATGAAGTGGTGATTTGCCATGAAGGCAAAGTGGAGCACTGTCATTGTGCTCAACAAATTTGACCAAGCAACAATGAAACATGAAATTTTTTTTGATTATAATTATAttttgggacgaataaaggatatcttatcttattttcttaatatttttttaaaggtagcCCGCCAGAACATGGTTGCTGCACAGCATTTGATAAAAATATAAGACAGACACGACATTATCAACAATGGAGCAGAACGGAAAAAAGGAGAGTATTAAAAGTGATGTACTGCAGGAAGCTGCTCCTAGACTTGGTGCAGATAAATGTCTCTGGAAAGGCCAAACACGGTGAAGAAACTGACTCAGAGATCTTGTTGCTCGCTGCCAGGAGCTGGAACATCAACTTGGCTGTTgagattggggggtggggggtttgagCTTTTCCAAGAAATCCAGCTGTTAGCCTGACATGACCGAGGGAAGCGTGATTGATGGCCAGAATATTATTTATGGTGCAATGGTGCTGACGTTTTTTGTAATACATGACACATGCTCAGATCTGTTAGAAGGCTTACAAGCAAGCAATCCAACAGCCTCCGATTCTCtgtcaagtgaaaataaatacgcCGTCTAAATTTCACACACCACGGACAGAGTTAATAATTGTTCAGCCAGCCACATGTGaatgcttttaaaatttggGAAATTAAGgcttcaaaaaagaaaacaatcaatttTGTCTGCTGTTGGCGTGTTCGCTGAATGTGCTGAAATCACGCCCCACTCAAATGTCATCTGTCAATCAAGCCCCGGGTAACTGGAATATATCTCAGAGTCATTGCAAAGATTTTCCACGCTaagacaatgaggcgctctaaaatgATGACAACAACCAAGCCCCTGTCCAATTACAGATGCGGGaattcatttaaatgttaaTATTTATGACAACAATAATGGATGGAAGTgaagaaaaaaggggaaaaacttAAACGTAAATCTATTTTTCATATAATTGAATTTGGGGATGAGAACAAGCAAGGCGAAATCCACCGAAAGCCTTGGGCGTGCTCCTCAGGGGGCATGATGGTGGGCAGGAAGAGCTCCATGGTGCTGATGGCCTTCTGCATGACCGAGTCAAACACGCACAGCAGGGGGCGCCACTCATCCAGCATCTCCTTGGTGGAGGACGCTGGGAAGTACCTAGAAGAAAACATGGACTGGACTGCTGAAGGCCATGCCAAAAGATGCTAAGGCTGATAATCACGAAACAACAACTTACGGTCTGCAACTTTTGACCAAAGCCTTCAGGATGTGATCCACTGCACTTTAAACAAAGACCAAGCCCATTTGACTTGAACGGAACGGCAAAACACACCAACACTGTCATGTCATTTCATGAACAGTTAGCGCAACTCACTTGGGGAACCAGACGAGTCCCAGATGCTCCGTTTTGGAGTGGACCACCTTCTCGTAGAGCTGGTGGAGCGGTCGCCATGGCAATTGGAGGTCGTCCCTTGAAAGCAGTTCCTTTTTCCTGTTTGGCCAGGAAAATTGTTACACCCTTGCTGGCCTTTTCTTGGCACTATGACGTCAAGTGCGTTTCTATTTCTGAACAATAGCCAAATGTTAACAATCCAGTGCCAGTAAACGGATGGATTCCAGTTGCCATCTATAAACTCCAAAGGAGTTCCTTGATGAATTCAATGGAAAatttaaagggggaaaaaatgtaattcactGTTCAATAGGCATACAATTTGATGGCTTATTGCTCAGCCTGTGCTGGGCTCATTTGCCAAGTTCTGCCCCGGTCGTTAACTATATAAATCCTTCATAAAAAGCTTGCCATTGGGAAGATTTGGGAAAATAAGCCACAATGAGGTGGAAGAGCAATGGACTAAAACACAACATCCATCTTTCTCCTGCGAGCCGCGGTAGCTCCAATTGAGTCATTGACGTTTACGTGAAGATGCGATGGCAGAGTGATGGATGTGGTCGTCGCGGCAACAACCTCGAGACAAAGGCCAAGTGATGAATGTTGACGTGGTCCTGGCATCTGATTTAAGGGGCAtcgttgcgtgtgtgtgtaaagccCGCACTGGAGACAACTCATTTGAGAGCAGGGGGTGTGCCAACGTTGGTGCTCAAGGCCGCATTAAGTTTTCATAATGGACCAATAGCCCAGGTCATTTGAACATTAGtaaatttattatttgtttaagtCGAATTTGTAGGCAAAATGTGGATGTGCAAAATATCGCCGCTGTCAGCCAGAATGCTTGCAGCTTTTGTCTTTCAGAAAATTGAAAACACAGCATGTCATTTGTGTCATTAAATTTTTCAAGATATTTTTGACAGATTGGTTCATAATTAGTATAAGTAAAGGACTGACCAATCGTAtcaatttgaggaaaaaatagCCAAGTGACAAAAGCAGAACATGTTTGTGATACCCACTTGAGGAGGTGAATAAGTAGCCGGGCGTAGCTCTGCATCGTGTGGGGCTCCAGCCCAGGCAGAGTCACCAACTCATAGAGCAGCTTAATGAAAAGAACGTGGTCGTCCTTGCTGAACCGCCGGCCGTAGAGCTTTAGGAACCTGCGAGGACGCGATAGTAGGTGAGGTTAGGTGGGGTCAGGCGACGGGTGGGCTACACTGAAAAGTCAATCAGGTGCTACTAAGCCATATTGTCAAAGACGACATTCTTGTACATGTACAGGATATGTTGGATGTCACACTCAAGGTATAGCTTACTATTAGGagactctaagtcaggggtgtcaaattcagttCCTGGATGGCCGCTTGCAaagcacccgattcaaatgaacatgtTCAATCTCAGGCTTCCGCGATTCAAACACAATAAATTTGAAATTGTCATTattctggggggtgggggggtgggggggattaagAGAATCATATTTTGGCAATTTCAATTCCCCTTTTAAATGTCCCCCTGTTCGTCATGCCACGGCAAAGTAATTGAAAATGGCCGCATGTACTCCAATACAGAGTAACATTATATTTtccaaatattaaatattagaGTCTTCTAGTTTGTTGGCAAGCTCATCACCTTTAACTATGCCGAGTTTCGTCACTTACGACAAGAGTTTCTTGCACCAGAAAGCCACCCCGGGCCAAAGTTCCCGTAGGAGGACAGCCCTGGACAGATTTGACTTGATGTCCGCCAAAAGCCCCGAGGCCTCTCGGTCCAACCGGTCGGAATACGGCAGCAGCCCATTGTAGACAATCTCCTTCTGAGGAACAAACACGGAGGGGTCGGCGGAAAGTGTACCAACAACGGTCATATCCGAATGTTTGCCACAGAGAAAAGAGCCGAGGTGCTGTCATGGAAGTGCTTTGCTAGCTAGGACGGCTTAATCCACGCGGCTACACAGGGCGGAAGGCAAGTGATCTGTCCAGGGCGGGAAAGTGTGTCACCACTAATTGAGTACAGGTACAGTAGAGTAAAGCCACCCGGAAGCCGCCATTTCCGCATTGACGCTCACGCTGACCCTCAAGGGCAGGTGCTGCGTCACCCCGTTCGCGTCATGACGCACGACGCCAGCGCCCCAAAAGAGTTGACCCAAACTACCCAATCCAAAGGTGACAAGTGTTCTAagtatacaataaaataaaaaaagagcgcATCAAAACTGTctcaactgtcttttttttactaAAGTTTTTTTGGTGATACAGTACGTTTCTACCTGACTAAGTCTCGTGCAGTAGCGGTTCAAAGCAGGCCAACAAATCAAACCTTTAACAGAGTATTAGTACACCAAAGAGTCATCTTGTGCAATGTTCATCACAATTTGATAATAAACTCAACTAACATCCCCACTAATGTGTTATACGGTTCTACTCTATGCAGCCAGCTACTGTCAAGTGCTTATTTGGCAATACAATGCCCAGAACCCCTGCCTGCATGTTTCAGTTAATCTGCAGAATATTAGGATCATGGCCTGTTAACTGGATTACTGTCTCTGCTTTTCCACTGACCCTGAACTGACTGACTGGATaaactcgctcgctcgctcactcactcagtctaattcaacaaaaatgaagTGAAAGTACTCTTTTCGTTACAAGACGATCAGCTCATAGCATTAATTATTTATCAATCAATATCCGACGTTTGCTAGGACAAGAGAAACCATCCGCCATCATTTGGTCCATTGTCCCCTTTTTGTGTTTCACAGGTCATTTGCTGACTTTTACAACTTCCAAGTGTAAATAACTATTTATTGCCATATGGGaatgaaaatgtattctttggcaACTGAGACCATGGGAACGTGGTATGCAGTGCCCTCTTGTGGTCACTTCGAGGCAAGATAAACTTCAATAGGTAAACTTTGCCTGCACAATCCCAAATTGCAATTCACTCGAGATTTGAATAATGACGTTTTATTTTGTGGCCAAATCAAGAAGCAAGACATTGATTGGTTTGAGATGTGCAAGCACCTAATAAGGCGTCCCGTCTGTCTGTCCATTGTTGTGATTTCAAACAAACCCAGTTAAACCGGTTCCTGAGGATTGCTCGAATCGCCATGAGATAACTGAAACCGGCCTAAAATAACAAAACCAAAATTCACAAACCAAAGTGACCAGTCGCAAAGCAAGGATGCAATAATAAAAACTTGTTTTCTTGCGGTTAATAGAGTCAAATTGTCTTTTAAAATTTGCACCTGTACAGGTAAGTGACaaatcctcttcctcctcggtgATGTAATGAACCAGGAAGAAGTCTCCACTAGTGATGGGATTTTCGGCTCTTTTCGGTGATCCGGTTCATTTGGATCGGCTCGGTGAGagcatttttctcattttatttaacattaaaaaagctCCAAACAATAAACAAGCAACAACATTAAACCTCaaccaacaacaatcaaaatgcaGCATCATAACAAAAATAGTGAGTATTAACTGCAAAAGTTTACCTTCAAAGAGCCGCCTTTTGTACCGTCTCGTTCGCGACCGACAGATCACTCGTCTTTCGCTCTTttcatttaccccccccccccctcccgagttTTAAATTTCGTGTTGCATTTCGTGTCCATTTCCACGCTATGGGGGGCATCTGCGCTCGCTTCGCCGAGGACCACCGGCCGGGGCTCAACTTTGCTTTGCTGGTGGTCACCTACGCCGCTTACCTGCTCGTTGGCGCCGGCATCTTCTCCGCCGTGGAGCTGCCCTACGAGGTCCAACTCCGCCATCAGCTGGAGGCGAGTCGCCGTGACTTCCTGGCCAACAATACGTGCGTGTCGGACGACAGCCTGCGCCAGCTACTGGCGCGCGCGCTGGAGGCCAACAACTACGGCGTGTCGGTACTGGGCAAAAGCAGCCGCCGCAACTGGGACTTCATATCCTCACTGTTCTTCACCAGCACCGTGCTGACCACCACGGGTGAGCCTTGGCGAGACTCGAGGGGCCCACTCGAGCGCTCCTTTTTTGGGCTCGAGCGGCGATTGATTAAATGATATGAGAGTCAGTTAAAGGTCAAATCaaattttttagtttttttttatcgttCTCTAATGTGTTGTGTGACATTTATTAACAACCACACACTGCCTAGGTTTTAACGGCTTTGTTTATAACTTGTTCATCAAGTTGAGTGAGTGAGTAAGCTTCCACTTTTAATCATATGGTAACAGTTTCGTTTGTATCTAGGTTACGGTCATACCGTTCCTCTGTCGGATGAAGGGAAGGCCTTCTGCATCATCTACTCGGTGGTGGGAATCCCCCTGaccctcttcttcctctctgcCGTGGTGCAGAGGATCATGGTGGTGGTCACCCGCCGTCCCCTCGCCCACTTCCCGCGCCGCTGGGCCGTGTCCAAGGCCAAGTTTGCCGCCGCCCACGCGGCGGCCCTCTTCGTGGTGGTGACCCTTGTGGTCCTCATCATCCCGGCGTGCATCTTCTTCACCGTGGAGCAGGACTGGAACTTTCTGGAGTCCCTCTACTTCTGCTTCATCTCCTTGACCACCATCGGGCTCGGAGATTACGTCCCGGGAGAGACTCAGAGTACGGAGGACGACCGTCACCGGGATTTCTACAAGCTGGTCATCACTTGTAAGGCCACGCGTCGCCGCTGCAATCAAGCATTTGAAAAGaccttcttttttggggggttgttatTGTGCCTGGGGGCCTCAAAGCCAATTCTTATTTTACGAATGAGTCgttgaactgtgaggcagagccTCATTTAGTCAGGTCATAGGTCAATTTCTCACCGATTTGGGCTATTTACAGGCCAATCTGTTGAGACAAAGGAAATCATGGAAATAAAAGTCCGTCAGAAAAACTTGATTAGCTTCAGATCAGGGTTCTATCAAAGTCTACTACTTTTGTGGCCTCCATAGTTCAACGACTGCTTATATTCACAAAATGGTTGCTAACAGTTTTTATTATTACGTTTTTCACTaaagtgtgtgcgcgtgggcGTCTTTCAGTGTACCTGCTGATGGGTCTGGTGTGCAATCTGGTGCTGATGGAGACGTGCGTGGAGCTGCCGCAGATGAAGCGCCTGCGCCAGCGCTTTTACCGGGACGACCTGCGCGAGCTGGACTCCGAGACGGCCAACATCATCGAGCGGGAACACACCGCCGACGCGTCTGACCACGTCATCCCGTCTGTTTCGGAGCACACCGACACCGTGCGGGACGGCGGCAGGCCGGCGGTGCCGTACATGCTTGCGCCCAGCCTCAACGGGAAGCTCAACTAGCACGATGGAAAATGGGTCACCTGCTGTGCAATGGgcggagtttacatgttctttgAGGGACCGGCTGAAATGGACCATTCTGTTGCTCGGATTCATGGCAATGTGGTCTTTTGACGTGGAAATGGATAGCGAGCGCAACACTTGACTTGAGGTAACAGGCTAGGAAATGTTTTTCACAAATCTGATAAGGTGTTGGAAAagtactgtgattttttttttcccctggtcaGAATTTTCCCTCCTGATAAGAGCTGCGGCGTGAATGCCAAGGAAGGGCTGCTAAGTTTCCGCTTCCTGTCAAAACGGTGGCTGGTAGAGCAAGTGCGCCATGACACTACCTCATATTCCAAAACACCGACCTGCACGTTGTGGCCCGACATCACTTCATTTAGCAACCAAAAATATGACCGCGTGGTACTCCATCGACAGCACACCTCTGCCAAGAGGTTGCCAAGATTCTGCATGAGTTACCGAAAAGCAAGGCAAAAAAAGCAGTCTGACAACGTCGCACTGTTAAACCAAATAGGTCTACTTTAGTCAGAAACAAAGTGCAAAATCATTTCCTTAAAAGTGTGGCTGATAAAAAATTACTATTCCAACAACCGAAGTCAGTTTTACAGCCTAGTTTCGACAAGAGGTAGTGAGGAACATTGTTGTGTAAATCCAACACTGTGACTAACTTTGCAAAGGCACATCGTTTTTCATGTGCAATATGGATTTGAACACAAGAGGGCAGCATTTGCACCCTTGAAGCAATTAACTTTTGTATCCTGTACGGCTCACTTAACCTGCTCAAAACACAGCCACAAATactgctttgtacattaaatggatctaccccccgcccaaaaaataaacaaacggaTTAAAATACTTATTAGGAATCAGTGTGTGTATAAACGGTGGGCTATTTGATTTGTACAGCCATATATTCATGTACAGGTTCATGCGTAGTCCTTTGAAGGGCGTGCGGCTATACGACGCGCGGCCGCTTGGAGCAGCTCGGCCTGATGGCGTGCGCGATGAACAAGAAGAGAACCACGAGTAAGATGACGATGACCATGACAACGGCCACGTAGCCGGCGTAGGGCAGCGGCGGTTCGTTGGGAGCCTCGGCTGGAATCATGTTGGTCAGGTTGAGCATGTACCCCAGAGTCCAGCCCGCGTCACTTCCTTTGATCTGGGAAGCACACGATGGATAAGTGATCTCATCAGCACGCTTTTTAggatgctctcttttttttttttacattacattttatcCCAATGAAACTAAGGGCAGCATGAAAATGGGGCGCTGCTGCAAAAAGGGAAATTGCATATTCTCTGGTTATTTACAAAGGGCCGGGATACATTTTATCCAAGAGGAGAGAGAATAAGGGTAATGTACCTTGTGTATGAATTTGATGTTGGAGTAGGTTTCGGAGGTGAAGTTGTATCCATCCGTCAGCAGCGTGAGGAGGTAGGTGCCGGCAAAGCAGTACCCCACCAAATACTTCAGTTTGATGCCTGGATTCTGCTGCTTCACCTGGgtgtaaaagtgtgtgtgtacattatatatacagtatatccacaCATATGCATTCATATACAGAGAGtgaggagacacacacacacacaggcagtaTATATGGCATATAGCTAACCCGTTGCCAGGGTGTGGCGCAAAAGCGTGCGATCTTTTCCTTGACTGTGTCCAAATGGATGGACGTGTCTGTGAGGTTGAAGAAGTCCATGATGTAGTAGTAAGCCGAGAACGCCTACCATCACACACAAGACAccaacaaaatattaaaaagcaTAATCACTGCTacaatgacttgcattcaaaatCCATTTTTATAATCATGTGCTAAGTTGCAAATGCAGAGTGCAATATATCATCATTTTCACAGCAGGACTTTGGCTTTATTTGAGATAATTCATTTTATAggaatttgagattttttttttcacgtctcCATATTTTAGCATGTTGGCTCAAGACTGATATAAATCTTTAACatcactgtcaaaaaaaaaaatcaaggagaCGTAAAAGAATGGATGCCAACTGTGGTTTGGGGCTGATTTGCATTCTCAGGACCTAAGCATTGCTCAATAAAATCCTAAATTTTACTAAGA
It includes:
- the LOC127604051 gene encoding potassium channel subfamily K member 1-like, whose translation is MGGICARFAEDHRPGLNFALLVVTYAAYLLVGAGIFSAVELPYEVQLRHQLEASRRDFLANNTCVSDDSLRQLLARALEANNYGVSVLGKSSRRNWDFISSLFFTSTVLTTTGYGHTVPLSDEGKAFCIIYSVVGIPLTLFFLSAVVQRIMVVVTRRPLAHFPRRWAVSKAKFAAAHAAALFVVVTLVVLIIPACIFFTVEQDWNFLESLYFCFISLTTIGLGDYVPGETQSTEDDRHRDFYKLVITLYLLMGLVCNLVLMETCVELPQMKRLRQRFYRDDLRELDSETANIIEREHTADASDHVIPSVSEHTDTVRDGGRPAVPYMLAPSLNGKLN